The genomic stretch CGGGCAATAGCATTTCGTAAAGTTCTATTGCTAGATCCTGTTCGAGCGCGAGGTTACGTGTCCCTTTCTTGATCGGAGGGTAGTTGTCCGCGATCATGATCGCCGGTGCCGAGCCAAAGGCCGTTGGCGTCGAGGCGATGACCTGTCCTCCTTCGATGGTGTAATTCACCGAGAAGTGGTGCCCTTCGATACTGAGTCCCCACTCGCCGCTCATCGTCGGCTGGCCGAAAACGGAGAAGAAGTAGTAGCGCTCGTCGAAGATCGAAGGGCAACCACTGCCGTTTCCGCACTGAGTGCCGTAGATGCCGCAACAGTTCGGTGGATTCTGATTCTCCGTCAGGCGAAGAAACCCCTGCTCGAGCATGATCTTGTGGAGTTTCTCAAAGCCCTGATCACTGATCGATACGCGCAATAGCTCCATCGCCAGCTTTTCTTGTTCCGCTGTCATTTCGCTCAGCGCCAGTCCCTTGCGCCATGGGCGTGGGATGAAATGCCAGTCAGTGCGCTGGATATCGCTGTATCCAATGACGCACTTAGTCTTCTGCGTACCCGTCAGCGAGGTCAGCCACGCCGATGTCGCCTCAGTCAGCGCTGACGCAAGCTCGGCATTGGAAGGTTGGCTGGCCTTCACAGGAGTACCATAGACGTTCGGCGGAGACGGGCTCTGCGGCGGAGCTTGCACCTGTGCCGACTGGCACGCCATGGTGGCGAGCAGAGCCAAGAGAGCTAGAGATCCCCGACAGATCCATGAATTAAATTGAATAAACATATGTGCCCTCCTATCTAGCATTGGCCTACGAGCCTTCTCGTGCCTGGAAAGAGTTTCGCTTTTCGGGTCGCTTCCGCTGCATTTTGGGATCATGTCTGTCCTTCGACGATCTCGACCACGAGCCGGCTCGGCTCATAGCAGTTCTCGTAGGTGCCCCTGAGATCGTCCCAATCCAAGTAGCTGGCGACCGCGGTCGCCAAGTGGTCGTCGGGCAGGATGCGCTGATCGATGGCCTCGTCATTGCGCAGGATGGTCACCTGGGAGCTGAAGACCGTGTTCCTGTGGCGAAGCATGCCGGGGAAGTGAAGTTCGACCGCATACCCCTCGCTCAGGCGGACCTTTAGGAGTCGACGATATCGATCAACGTTCGACAGGGTAATACGGTGACGAACTCCACCTCCATCGGCCATCACGATGGACGCATTCCGATATGAACTGAGGATGGTCGATCTAAGATGTAGGTCGGTGATCGTTGCCCGCTTGCAGCTCAGACTTCCGAAGGCGTGGTGCAGGATGGTCAGGACGTGCGGCAACTCGAGGAGACAGATGTTTGCGGTGTGCCTACCGAGTATCGCGTCGTCGATCCGATCCTTCGAGAAAACCGTGTGAGTCTCCTCGATGCGGAGCGGAACCGGCGTGCTCAGACCACGCCGACGGACATAGGCGTCCGGATCGGCAACGAGCGCAACCAGTTCTTCCAGCAGTCGGGAGTAGAGGTACTGCTCCTGAATGTAGAGTTCGATCTCCGATGACCGCATGAGGTCAGACACGATCGAGAGCTCCCGGCGGTTCGCCGCCAGCGGCTTCTCGAGAATGACCCTCCTGACCCCGTGGTCGATCATCCATTGCAGACCCTCTTGATGCGCCGTCGGCGGCGCTGCGACAAAAGCGATCGCCCGCTTGGGATCAAAGTCGACCCTGCCTCCCGGCAAACAGGTCCGCAGCGATGGAGCCTCCGGAAAGAGCTGGGTAAGGCGTTTTGCGAAGGGGCCGTGCGAATCCGGTTGACTGATCCCTATCACCTCTCTAGGCCACCATGGATTCCTGTTTCTATTTTTTTGGATGCACACCAACAAGTTCGTCGCCTGCCTGCCCGTACCGTAGAAGATGAGAGTCTGCGGATCTTGCAAGCTGTTGACTCGCCCAGGCCGGAGAAGAGTCGGCGAACCATCAGGCGCCGGCTTCCGCAGCGCTCGGCAATCGGGGCGCTCGGTCTTGACGTCCACCGGACCCACCGTCAAACCCACAGGTCCTGCCGACGTTGCGCGAAGGGTGGGGTCTGCATACTTCCGTAGGGATTCACAGCCGCAGCCCTTCACGGGCCTCATCTTTTCTTGAGAGATCCATTTCTGTCCCTGCCCTTAATTGAAGTTATCTTCAATGCCAAATATACACATATTCCATCTCGCCGGACGAGCTAGTCTCTACGTCGAGATCGCCCGAGTGCCACTATTTCGGCGATTCCTAGAGGTTGCATATTTACCATATCATACATAGCGTTATTAGTTCTAGAAAATTATTTGAAACAAACGAATATTTCTATATTTTGCGAGTCCACGCAGGGAAACGGCCGCCTTGCAATTCACCGAGGCGAGTGGGACGGACCCTGTACTCCGGCTCAAATCATCCCTGGAGCGTTTTCGTGTAACATCAGATCTTCGAGTAATGAACGCACACAAAGGTCAGGGCGAGCGTCCAGTGACCCTGCAGCGGAGCGAAGAATGCTGATGGCCGAGGATGACACCCGGATGAAGACAGGCGACTTCACCGTGAAAAGCCTCACACCCGGACGATTGCGGGTTGGGCTCTCGGATTCAGGGCTCCTGGGGATCGGGCCCGCGACCGCCAATCTCATCAGGGACGGCTGGGTCCACACTCTGGCCGTCAATCCGGTGACCGGGACGGCTCTCCTGACATTTGACGGCTACCGGGTCTCCGAAACGCGTTTCATGGAGCACCTCCTCGCCAACTGGTGTCCCGGTCCAGACGAGTCGAAAGCCATTCTTGCGGCACTACCGCCGCGCTCCCGAAAGCGCTCTCTGCGTACGATCGCAACGCTCCGCGCTCCCCTGGCGATCCTGCGGGAATCTGCCGGGAGAATCCGTGTTTTCCATCCCGCCATCGGCCGATACCCGCCCGTCAACCAACGACTCGAAGGGGTCCTAGCGCACCTGGACGGGGTTACCGGCCACTCAGTGAATCCGACGACGGCCACGGTGTTGGTGAAATACAACGATCAGGTCCTGCGGCGCTCGGAGCTTCTCCGAATTCTCGAATCCACCATTCTCGAGGCGACCGGCAACGGCGACGACGATCTTGTTCCGTCAACCCCCGTGCCGGACGCCACGACGCTGCGGCTCACGCTCTCATCCGCCGCGATGGGAATCGCCCTCGCCGGTTCCGCCGTCCCCGCGGCCGCCACCGTCGGCTTCATCACGACCATCGCCGTCTCCTGCCGAATCTTTGGCGAAGCGCTACGCGCGCTCCTCACGGAGCGGAAGCTGAAGGTCGACGTGCTCGACGCGACGGTCATCGCGCTGGCGGTGGCCAGTGGAAGACTGATCTCCGCCAGCTTCATGGTCTGGGTCGTCGACGTCAGCGACGCTCTGCTGAACGCTTCGGAAAAGGCCTCGCGGCGCCGGCTGACGGAGATCTTCGGCCGCCGTCCGCACCTCACCCACCGGCTGGAGGGAGAGAGCGAGGTCGAGTGCAGAGTCTCGGATTTGAACGTCGACGACTTGATTGTGATCCGGTCAGGGGAACAGATCCCCGTCGATGGTCTCGTCGCCTCAGGCAATGCCCTGGTGGATCAGTCGGCGCTGACCGGCGAATATGCCCCGGCGGAGAGAACAGAAGGTGAGCGGGTGTTCTCCATGTCGAGCGTCCTCACCGGTAAGCTTCACGTGACGGTCACTCAAACCGGCGCGGACACCAACGCATCGAGGATGATCCAGCTCATCGAGCAATCGCTCGAGCACAAAGTTCACCTGCAGTCTCTTACCGAGCGGTTTGCCGACCTGATGGTCGCGCCGACCTTAGCGCTCGGCGGAGTGGGCTACTGGACGGTGGGATCGGACGCGATGCTGGCGGTGATCAACGCCGACTTCGGAACCGGCATCCGAATCGCCGGCCCGCTTGCGCTCCTGTCATCACAGACTGCGGCGATCAAGAACGGGGTTCTCATCAAGAGAGGTGCCGTCCTCGAACAACTGAGCGACATCGATGCCGTAGTCTTCGACAAGACGGGCACGCTCACGAGTGACGTTCCGGCCGTCCACCGAGTCATTCCCCTCATACCTTCGCTTGACGAATCGGAGCTGCTTGCCCGCGTCGCCTGCGCCGAGCAGCGATTCAGTCACCCCATCGCCCGCTCCATCCTCCGCGCTGCGGCCGATCGCAACGTTGCGGTGCCACCCATCTCCGATTCCGACTACAAGGTGGGTTTCGGTGTCACCGTCCAACTTGACGGTGAGACTTGGCGGGTCGGCAGCCGACGCTTCAT from Acidobacteriota bacterium encodes the following:
- a CDS encoding DUF3500 domain-containing protein, translated to MALLATMACQSAQVQAPPQSPSPPNVYGTPVKASQPSNAELASALTEATSAWLTSLTGTQKTKCVIGYSDIQRTDWHFIPRPWRKGLALSEMTAEQEKLAMELLRVSISDQGFEKLHKIMLEQGFLRLTENQNPPNCCGIYGTQCGNGSGCPSIFDERYYFFSVFGQPTMSGEWGLSIEGHHFSVNYTIEGGQVIASTPTAFGSAPAIMIADNYPPIKKGTRNLALEQDLAIELYEMLLPDQKKVALLTKDSPRDIINAGSLYPLAGSPVGLRAREMTHGQRKQLRSLLEVYAHNMPEAIARDWMASIDENGFDEIYFAFMGTTPMGENKQYVVQGPAVLINFSNSQPDSQGNPANHIHAIWRNPKGDFNIGNPFYPYSPRNVAPE
- a CDS encoding heavy metal translocating P-type ATPase; translation: MLMAEDDTRMKTGDFTVKSLTPGRLRVGLSDSGLLGIGPATANLIRDGWVHTLAVNPVTGTALLTFDGYRVSETRFMEHLLANWCPGPDESKAILAALPPRSRKRSLRTIATLRAPLAILRESAGRIRVFHPAIGRYPPVNQRLEGVLAHLDGVTGHSVNPTTATVLVKYNDQVLRRSELLRILESTILEATGNGDDDLVPSTPVPDATTLRLTLSSAAMGIALAGSAVPAAATVGFITTIAVSCRIFGEALRALLTERKLKVDVLDATVIALAVASGRLISASFMVWVVDVSDALLNASEKASRRRLTEIFGRRPHLTHRLEGESEVECRVSDLNVDDLIVIRSGEQIPVDGLVASGNALVDQSALTGEYAPAERTEGERVFSMSSVLTGKLHVTVTQTGADTNASRMIQLIEQSLEHKVHLQSLTERFADLMVAPTLALGGVGYWTVGSDAMLAVINADFGTGIRIAGPLALLSSQTAAIKNGVLIKRGAVLEQLSDIDAVVFDKTGTLTSDVPAVHRVIPLIPSLDESELLARVACAEQRFSHPIARSILRAAADRNVAVPPISDSDYKVGFGVTVQLDGETWRVGSRRFIEGESISIPAKAKRYIREIHAAGGAAVFAASGNHLAGLIELRSSPRPEAGAIIRFLRQERGIEDIYLLSGDHEAPTRTLSKQLGIEHHFSEVLPQNKARHIQELQEKGRRVAMIGDGINDTAGLAQADCSISLQGATDAATDIADIVFLDGNLGKFELLFQISDNLNRNVRKSFGLVLVPNSICIAGALTGYFGLGMSLLFNNVFNLVATANGLRAQSALVVPEQPGHGSDHPPVQDHAQLTT